One segment of Salvelinus alpinus chromosome 1, SLU_Salpinus.1, whole genome shotgun sequence DNA contains the following:
- the LOC139548650 gene encoding cullin-5-like isoform X3 → MFTVLNMATSNLLKNKGSLQFEDKWDLMRPIVLKLLRQESVTKQQWFDLFSDVHAVCLWDDKGPAKIHQALKADILDFIKQAQARVLSHQDDTALLKAYIVEWRKFFTQCDILPKPFCQLEITLMGKQGSNKKSNVEDSIVRKLMLDTWNESIFSNIKNRLQDSAMKLVHAERLGEAFDSQLVIGVRESYVNLCSNPDNKLQIYRDNFEKAYMDSTERFYRTQAPSSLQQNGVQNYMKYADVKLREEEKRALRYLETRRECNSVQALMECCVNALVTSFKETILAECPGMIRRNETEKLHLMFSLMDKVPSGIEPMLKDLEEHIMSAGLADMVASAETITSDSEKYVEQLLTLFNRFSKLVKDAFQDDPRFLTARDKAYKAVVNDATIFKLEIPLKQKGVGLKTQPESKCPELLANYCDMLLRKTPLSKKLASEEIEAKLKEVLLVLKYVQNKDVFMRYHKAHLTRRLILDISADSEIEENMVEWLREVGMPADYVNKLARMFQDIKVSEDLNQNFKECHKHNKLALTGKPADSVNIKILNAGAWSRSSEKVFVSLPTELEDLIPEVEDFYKKNHSGRKLHWHHLMSNGIITFKNEVGQYDLEVTTFQLAVLFAWNQRPRERISFENLKLATELPDAELRRTLWSLVAFPKLKRQVLSYDPVVGSPKDFAEGTLFYVNQEFSLIKNSKVQKRGKINLIGRLQLTTERMREEENEGIVQLRILRTQEAIIQIMKMRKRITNAQLQTELVEILKNMFLPQKKMIKEQMEWLIEHKYIKRDETDLNTFIYIA, encoded by the exons ATGTTCACAGTCCTGAACATGGCGACGTCTAATTTGCTAAAG AACAAAGGCTCCCTCCAGTTCGAGGACAAGTGGGATTTGATGCGTCCCATCGTTCTGAAGCTGCTCCGTCAGGAGTCAGTCACCAAGCAGCAGTGGTTTGACCTCTTCTC AGACGTCCATGCAGTATGCCTATGGGATGACAAGGGACCGGCCAAGATCCACCAGGCCCTGAAGGCGGACATCTTAGACTTCATCAAGCAAGCACAAGCG CGGGTGTTGAGTCACCAGGATGACACTGCACTGTTGAAGGCCTACATTGTGGAGTGGAGGAAGTTCTTCACACAGTGCGACATCCTGCCCAAACCCTTCTGCCAGCTGGAGATCACGCTCATGGGCAAACAGGGCAGCAACAAGAAGTCTAACGTAGAAGACAGCATCGTACGGAAG CTCATGCTGGACACGTGGAACGAGTCCATCTTCTCCAACATCAAGAACAGGCTGCAGGACAGCGCCATGAAGCTGGTGCACGCCGAACGCCTTGGGGAGGCCTTCGACTCTCAGCTGGTCATCGGCGTCAGGGAGTCCTACG TGAACCTGTGCTCAAACCCAGACAACAAGTTGCAGATCTACAGAGATAACTTTGAGAAGGCCTACATGGACTCCACCGAGAGATTCTACAGAACACAGGCCCCCTCCTCCCTGCAGCAGAACGGAGTACAGAACTACATGAAATAC GCAGACGTCAagttgagagaggaggagaaacggGCGTTGCGCTATTTGGAGACAAGACGTGAATGTAACTCTGTACAAGCA CTGATGGAGTGTTGCGTGAACGCCCTGGTGACATCCTTCAAGGAGACCATCTTGGCCGAGTGTCCTGGCATGATCAGGCGAAACGAGACAGAGA AGCTCCATCTCATGTTCTCTCTGATGGACAAGGTGCCTAGTGGCATCGAGCCCATGCTGAAGGACTTAGAGGAACACATCATGTCTGCTGGGCTGGCCGACATGGTGGCCTCCGCCGAGACCATCACCTCG gACTCTGAGAAGTACGTGGAACAACTCCTCACCCTTTTCAACCGCTTCAGTAAGCTGGTTAAAGATGCCTTTCAGGACGACCCTCGCTTCCTCACAGCCCGAGACAAG GCTTACAAAGCAGTTGTGAATGACGCTACTATTTTTAAATTGGAAATTCCGCTGAAGCAGAAAGG ggtgGGGCTGAAGACTCAGCCAGAGTCCAAGTGTCCAGAGTTGCTGGCCAACTACTGTGATATGCTGCTGAGGAAAACCCCGCTGAGCAAGAAACTTGCATCTGAGGAGATCGAGGCCAAGCTCAAGGAAGTG TTGCTGGTGTTGAAGTACGTGCAGAACAAAGACGTGTTCATGCGCTACCACAAAGCCCATCTGACCCGACGCCTTATCCTGGACATCTCCGCTGACAGCGAAATCGAGGAGAACATGGTGGAGTGGCTCCGG GAAGTAGGCATGCCCGCTGACTACGTGAATAAGCTGGCTCGGATGTTCCAGGACATCAAGGTGTCCGAGGACCTCAACCAGAACTTCAAAGAGTGTCACAAACACAACAAGCTGGCCCTAACAGGTAAACCAG CGGACTCTGTCAACATCAAGATCCTGAATGCGGGGGCGTGGTCGCGGAGCTCAGAGAAGGTGTTTGTGTCACTGCCCACCGAGCTGGAGGACCTGATCCCCGAGGTGGAGGACTTTTACAAGAAGAACCACAGTGGCAGAAAACTGCACTGGCATCACCTCATGTCCAATGGCATT ATCACATTTAAGAATGAGGTGGGCCAGTACGATCTGGAGGTGACCACATTCCAACTGGCTGTGCTGTTTGCCTGGAACCAGAGGCCTCGGGAGAGGATCAGCTTTGAGAACCTTAAGCTGGCCACGGAGCTGCCTGATGCCGAGCTCCGACGCACTCTCTGG TCCCTGGTAGCGTTCCCCAAGCTAAAGCGGCAGGTGTTGTCCTACGACCCAGTGGTGGGTTCGCCCAAAGACTTTGCAGAGGGCACCCTCTTCTATGTCAATCAGGAGTTTTCACTAAT aaaAAACTCCAAGGTACAGAAGAGGGGGAAGATTAACCTAATTGGCCGGCTTCAGCTCACCACAGAGCgaatgagggaggaggagaacgAGGGAATCGTCCAGCTCAGGATATTGAGAACACAG GAGGCCATCATCCAGATCATGAAGATGCGCAAGCGGATCACCAACGCCCAGCTGCAGACAGAGCTGGTCGAGATCCTCAAAAACATGTTCCTACCTCAGAAGAAGATGATCAAGGAGCAGATGGAGTGGCTCATTGAGCACAAGTACATCAAGCGGGACGAGACGGATCTCAACACCTTCATCTACATTGCGTAA
- the LOC139548650 gene encoding cullin-5-like isoform X1, with product MFTVLNMATSNLLKNKGSLQFEDKWDLMRPIVLKLLRQESVTKQQWFDLFSDVHAVCLWDDKGPAKIHQALKADILDFIKQAQARVLSHQDDTALLKAYIVEWRKFFTQCDILPKPFCQLEITLMGKQGSNKKSNVEDSIVRKLMLDTWNESIFSNIKNRLQDSAMKLVHAERLGEAFDSQLVIGVRESYVNLCSNPDNKLQIYRDNFEKAYMDSTERFYRTQAPSSLQQNGVQNYMKYADVKLREEEKRALRYLETRRECNSVQALMECCVNALVTSFKETILAECPGMIRRNETESEYGRSAPGTKGSASSELHLMFSLMDKVPSGIEPMLKDLEEHIMSAGLADMVASAETITSDSEKYVEQLLTLFNRFSKLVKDAFQDDPRFLTARDKAYKAVVNDATIFKLEIPLKQKGVGLKTQPESKCPELLANYCDMLLRKTPLSKKLASEEIEAKLKEVLLVLKYVQNKDVFMRYHKAHLTRRLILDISADSEIEENMVEWLREVGMPADYVNKLARMFQDIKVSEDLNQNFKECHKHNKLALTGKPADSVNIKILNAGAWSRSSEKVFVSLPTELEDLIPEVEDFYKKNHSGRKLHWHHLMSNGIITFKNEVGQYDLEVTTFQLAVLFAWNQRPRERISFENLKLATELPDAELRRTLWSLVAFPKLKRQVLSYDPVVGSPKDFAEGTLFYVNQEFSLIKNSKVQKRGKINLIGRLQLTTERMREEENEGIVQLRILRTQEAIIQIMKMRKRITNAQLQTELVEILKNMFLPQKKMIKEQMEWLIEHKYIKRDETDLNTFIYIA from the exons ATGTTCACAGTCCTGAACATGGCGACGTCTAATTTGCTAAAG AACAAAGGCTCCCTCCAGTTCGAGGACAAGTGGGATTTGATGCGTCCCATCGTTCTGAAGCTGCTCCGTCAGGAGTCAGTCACCAAGCAGCAGTGGTTTGACCTCTTCTC AGACGTCCATGCAGTATGCCTATGGGATGACAAGGGACCGGCCAAGATCCACCAGGCCCTGAAGGCGGACATCTTAGACTTCATCAAGCAAGCACAAGCG CGGGTGTTGAGTCACCAGGATGACACTGCACTGTTGAAGGCCTACATTGTGGAGTGGAGGAAGTTCTTCACACAGTGCGACATCCTGCCCAAACCCTTCTGCCAGCTGGAGATCACGCTCATGGGCAAACAGGGCAGCAACAAGAAGTCTAACGTAGAAGACAGCATCGTACGGAAG CTCATGCTGGACACGTGGAACGAGTCCATCTTCTCCAACATCAAGAACAGGCTGCAGGACAGCGCCATGAAGCTGGTGCACGCCGAACGCCTTGGGGAGGCCTTCGACTCTCAGCTGGTCATCGGCGTCAGGGAGTCCTACG TGAACCTGTGCTCAAACCCAGACAACAAGTTGCAGATCTACAGAGATAACTTTGAGAAGGCCTACATGGACTCCACCGAGAGATTCTACAGAACACAGGCCCCCTCCTCCCTGCAGCAGAACGGAGTACAGAACTACATGAAATAC GCAGACGTCAagttgagagaggaggagaaacggGCGTTGCGCTATTTGGAGACAAGACGTGAATGTAACTCTGTACAAGCA CTGATGGAGTGTTGCGTGAACGCCCTGGTGACATCCTTCAAGGAGACCATCTTGGCCGAGTGTCCTGGCATGATCAGGCGAAACGAGACAGAGAGTGAGTACGGCCGGAGCGCTCCCGGCACCAAAGGCTCGGCCAGCTCAG AGCTCCATCTCATGTTCTCTCTGATGGACAAGGTGCCTAGTGGCATCGAGCCCATGCTGAAGGACTTAGAGGAACACATCATGTCTGCTGGGCTGGCCGACATGGTGGCCTCCGCCGAGACCATCACCTCG gACTCTGAGAAGTACGTGGAACAACTCCTCACCCTTTTCAACCGCTTCAGTAAGCTGGTTAAAGATGCCTTTCAGGACGACCCTCGCTTCCTCACAGCCCGAGACAAG GCTTACAAAGCAGTTGTGAATGACGCTACTATTTTTAAATTGGAAATTCCGCTGAAGCAGAAAGG ggtgGGGCTGAAGACTCAGCCAGAGTCCAAGTGTCCAGAGTTGCTGGCCAACTACTGTGATATGCTGCTGAGGAAAACCCCGCTGAGCAAGAAACTTGCATCTGAGGAGATCGAGGCCAAGCTCAAGGAAGTG TTGCTGGTGTTGAAGTACGTGCAGAACAAAGACGTGTTCATGCGCTACCACAAAGCCCATCTGACCCGACGCCTTATCCTGGACATCTCCGCTGACAGCGAAATCGAGGAGAACATGGTGGAGTGGCTCCGG GAAGTAGGCATGCCCGCTGACTACGTGAATAAGCTGGCTCGGATGTTCCAGGACATCAAGGTGTCCGAGGACCTCAACCAGAACTTCAAAGAGTGTCACAAACACAACAAGCTGGCCCTAACAGGTAAACCAG CGGACTCTGTCAACATCAAGATCCTGAATGCGGGGGCGTGGTCGCGGAGCTCAGAGAAGGTGTTTGTGTCACTGCCCACCGAGCTGGAGGACCTGATCCCCGAGGTGGAGGACTTTTACAAGAAGAACCACAGTGGCAGAAAACTGCACTGGCATCACCTCATGTCCAATGGCATT ATCACATTTAAGAATGAGGTGGGCCAGTACGATCTGGAGGTGACCACATTCCAACTGGCTGTGCTGTTTGCCTGGAACCAGAGGCCTCGGGAGAGGATCAGCTTTGAGAACCTTAAGCTGGCCACGGAGCTGCCTGATGCCGAGCTCCGACGCACTCTCTGG TCCCTGGTAGCGTTCCCCAAGCTAAAGCGGCAGGTGTTGTCCTACGACCCAGTGGTGGGTTCGCCCAAAGACTTTGCAGAGGGCACCCTCTTCTATGTCAATCAGGAGTTTTCACTAAT aaaAAACTCCAAGGTACAGAAGAGGGGGAAGATTAACCTAATTGGCCGGCTTCAGCTCACCACAGAGCgaatgagggaggaggagaacgAGGGAATCGTCCAGCTCAGGATATTGAGAACACAG GAGGCCATCATCCAGATCATGAAGATGCGCAAGCGGATCACCAACGCCCAGCTGCAGACAGAGCTGGTCGAGATCCTCAAAAACATGTTCCTACCTCAGAAGAAGATGATCAAGGAGCAGATGGAGTGGCTCATTGAGCACAAGTACATCAAGCGGGACGAGACGGATCTCAACACCTTCATCTACATTGCGTAA
- the LOC139548650 gene encoding cullin-5-like isoform X2, translating to MFTVLNMATSNLLKNKGSLQFEDKWDLMRPIVLKLLRQESVTKQQWFDLFSDVHAVCLWDDKGPAKIHQALKADILDFIKQAQARVLSHQDDTALLKAYIVEWRKFFTQCDILPKPFCQLEITLMGKQGSNKKSNVEDSIVRKLMLDTWNESIFSNIKNRLQDSAMKLVHAERLGEAFDSQLVIGVRESYVNLCSNPDNKLQIYRDNFEKAYMDSTERFYRTQAPSSLQQNGVQNYMKYADVKLREEEKRALRYLETRRECNSVQALMECCVNALVTSFKETILAECPGMIRRNETESEYGRSAPGTKGSASSELHLMFSLMDKVPSGIEPMLKDLEEHIMSAGLADMVASAETITSDSEKYVEQLLTLFNRFSKLVKDAFQDDPRFLTARDKAYKAVVNDATIFKLEIPLKQKGVGLKTQPESKCPELLANYCDMLLRKTPLSKKLASEEIEAKLKEVLLVLKYVQNKDVFMRYHKAHLTRRLILDISADSEIEENMVEWLREVGMPADYVNKLARMFQDIKVSEDLNQNFKECHKHNKLALTADSVNIKILNAGAWSRSSEKVFVSLPTELEDLIPEVEDFYKKNHSGRKLHWHHLMSNGIITFKNEVGQYDLEVTTFQLAVLFAWNQRPRERISFENLKLATELPDAELRRTLWSLVAFPKLKRQVLSYDPVVGSPKDFAEGTLFYVNQEFSLIKNSKVQKRGKINLIGRLQLTTERMREEENEGIVQLRILRTQEAIIQIMKMRKRITNAQLQTELVEILKNMFLPQKKMIKEQMEWLIEHKYIKRDETDLNTFIYIA from the exons ATGTTCACAGTCCTGAACATGGCGACGTCTAATTTGCTAAAG AACAAAGGCTCCCTCCAGTTCGAGGACAAGTGGGATTTGATGCGTCCCATCGTTCTGAAGCTGCTCCGTCAGGAGTCAGTCACCAAGCAGCAGTGGTTTGACCTCTTCTC AGACGTCCATGCAGTATGCCTATGGGATGACAAGGGACCGGCCAAGATCCACCAGGCCCTGAAGGCGGACATCTTAGACTTCATCAAGCAAGCACAAGCG CGGGTGTTGAGTCACCAGGATGACACTGCACTGTTGAAGGCCTACATTGTGGAGTGGAGGAAGTTCTTCACACAGTGCGACATCCTGCCCAAACCCTTCTGCCAGCTGGAGATCACGCTCATGGGCAAACAGGGCAGCAACAAGAAGTCTAACGTAGAAGACAGCATCGTACGGAAG CTCATGCTGGACACGTGGAACGAGTCCATCTTCTCCAACATCAAGAACAGGCTGCAGGACAGCGCCATGAAGCTGGTGCACGCCGAACGCCTTGGGGAGGCCTTCGACTCTCAGCTGGTCATCGGCGTCAGGGAGTCCTACG TGAACCTGTGCTCAAACCCAGACAACAAGTTGCAGATCTACAGAGATAACTTTGAGAAGGCCTACATGGACTCCACCGAGAGATTCTACAGAACACAGGCCCCCTCCTCCCTGCAGCAGAACGGAGTACAGAACTACATGAAATAC GCAGACGTCAagttgagagaggaggagaaacggGCGTTGCGCTATTTGGAGACAAGACGTGAATGTAACTCTGTACAAGCA CTGATGGAGTGTTGCGTGAACGCCCTGGTGACATCCTTCAAGGAGACCATCTTGGCCGAGTGTCCTGGCATGATCAGGCGAAACGAGACAGAGAGTGAGTACGGCCGGAGCGCTCCCGGCACCAAAGGCTCGGCCAGCTCAG AGCTCCATCTCATGTTCTCTCTGATGGACAAGGTGCCTAGTGGCATCGAGCCCATGCTGAAGGACTTAGAGGAACACATCATGTCTGCTGGGCTGGCCGACATGGTGGCCTCCGCCGAGACCATCACCTCG gACTCTGAGAAGTACGTGGAACAACTCCTCACCCTTTTCAACCGCTTCAGTAAGCTGGTTAAAGATGCCTTTCAGGACGACCCTCGCTTCCTCACAGCCCGAGACAAG GCTTACAAAGCAGTTGTGAATGACGCTACTATTTTTAAATTGGAAATTCCGCTGAAGCAGAAAGG ggtgGGGCTGAAGACTCAGCCAGAGTCCAAGTGTCCAGAGTTGCTGGCCAACTACTGTGATATGCTGCTGAGGAAAACCCCGCTGAGCAAGAAACTTGCATCTGAGGAGATCGAGGCCAAGCTCAAGGAAGTG TTGCTGGTGTTGAAGTACGTGCAGAACAAAGACGTGTTCATGCGCTACCACAAAGCCCATCTGACCCGACGCCTTATCCTGGACATCTCCGCTGACAGCGAAATCGAGGAGAACATGGTGGAGTGGCTCCGG GAAGTAGGCATGCCCGCTGACTACGTGAATAAGCTGGCTCGGATGTTCCAGGACATCAAGGTGTCCGAGGACCTCAACCAGAACTTCAAAGAGTGTCACAAACACAACAAGCTGGCCCTAACAG CGGACTCTGTCAACATCAAGATCCTGAATGCGGGGGCGTGGTCGCGGAGCTCAGAGAAGGTGTTTGTGTCACTGCCCACCGAGCTGGAGGACCTGATCCCCGAGGTGGAGGACTTTTACAAGAAGAACCACAGTGGCAGAAAACTGCACTGGCATCACCTCATGTCCAATGGCATT ATCACATTTAAGAATGAGGTGGGCCAGTACGATCTGGAGGTGACCACATTCCAACTGGCTGTGCTGTTTGCCTGGAACCAGAGGCCTCGGGAGAGGATCAGCTTTGAGAACCTTAAGCTGGCCACGGAGCTGCCTGATGCCGAGCTCCGACGCACTCTCTGG TCCCTGGTAGCGTTCCCCAAGCTAAAGCGGCAGGTGTTGTCCTACGACCCAGTGGTGGGTTCGCCCAAAGACTTTGCAGAGGGCACCCTCTTCTATGTCAATCAGGAGTTTTCACTAAT aaaAAACTCCAAGGTACAGAAGAGGGGGAAGATTAACCTAATTGGCCGGCTTCAGCTCACCACAGAGCgaatgagggaggaggagaacgAGGGAATCGTCCAGCTCAGGATATTGAGAACACAG GAGGCCATCATCCAGATCATGAAGATGCGCAAGCGGATCACCAACGCCCAGCTGCAGACAGAGCTGGTCGAGATCCTCAAAAACATGTTCCTACCTCAGAAGAAGATGATCAAGGAGCAGATGGAGTGGCTCATTGAGCACAAGTACATCAAGCGGGACGAGACGGATCTCAACACCTTCATCTACATTGCGTAA
- the LOC139548650 gene encoding cullin-5-like isoform X4: MFTVLNMATSNLLKNKGSLQFEDKWDLMRPIVLKLLRQESVTKQQWFDLFSDVHAVCLWDDKGPAKIHQALKADILDFIKQAQARVLSHQDDTALLKAYIVEWRKFFTQCDILPKPFCQLEITLMGKQGSNKKSNVEDSIVRKLMLDTWNESIFSNIKNRLQDSAMKLVHAERLGEAFDSQLVIGVRESYVNLCSNPDNKLQIYRDNFEKAYMDSTERFYRTQAPSSLQQNGVQNYMKYADVKLREEEKRALRYLETRRECNSVQALMECCVNALVTSFKETILAECPGMIRRNETEKLHLMFSLMDKVPSGIEPMLKDLEEHIMSAGLADMVASAETITSDSEKYVEQLLTLFNRFSKLVKDAFQDDPRFLTARDKAYKAVVNDATIFKLEIPLKQKGVGLKTQPESKCPELLANYCDMLLRKTPLSKKLASEEIEAKLKEVLLVLKYVQNKDVFMRYHKAHLTRRLILDISADSEIEENMVEWLREVGMPADYVNKLARMFQDIKVSEDLNQNFKECHKHNKLALTADSVNIKILNAGAWSRSSEKVFVSLPTELEDLIPEVEDFYKKNHSGRKLHWHHLMSNGIITFKNEVGQYDLEVTTFQLAVLFAWNQRPRERISFENLKLATELPDAELRRTLWSLVAFPKLKRQVLSYDPVVGSPKDFAEGTLFYVNQEFSLIKNSKVQKRGKINLIGRLQLTTERMREEENEGIVQLRILRTQEAIIQIMKMRKRITNAQLQTELVEILKNMFLPQKKMIKEQMEWLIEHKYIKRDETDLNTFIYIA, translated from the exons ATGTTCACAGTCCTGAACATGGCGACGTCTAATTTGCTAAAG AACAAAGGCTCCCTCCAGTTCGAGGACAAGTGGGATTTGATGCGTCCCATCGTTCTGAAGCTGCTCCGTCAGGAGTCAGTCACCAAGCAGCAGTGGTTTGACCTCTTCTC AGACGTCCATGCAGTATGCCTATGGGATGACAAGGGACCGGCCAAGATCCACCAGGCCCTGAAGGCGGACATCTTAGACTTCATCAAGCAAGCACAAGCG CGGGTGTTGAGTCACCAGGATGACACTGCACTGTTGAAGGCCTACATTGTGGAGTGGAGGAAGTTCTTCACACAGTGCGACATCCTGCCCAAACCCTTCTGCCAGCTGGAGATCACGCTCATGGGCAAACAGGGCAGCAACAAGAAGTCTAACGTAGAAGACAGCATCGTACGGAAG CTCATGCTGGACACGTGGAACGAGTCCATCTTCTCCAACATCAAGAACAGGCTGCAGGACAGCGCCATGAAGCTGGTGCACGCCGAACGCCTTGGGGAGGCCTTCGACTCTCAGCTGGTCATCGGCGTCAGGGAGTCCTACG TGAACCTGTGCTCAAACCCAGACAACAAGTTGCAGATCTACAGAGATAACTTTGAGAAGGCCTACATGGACTCCACCGAGAGATTCTACAGAACACAGGCCCCCTCCTCCCTGCAGCAGAACGGAGTACAGAACTACATGAAATAC GCAGACGTCAagttgagagaggaggagaaacggGCGTTGCGCTATTTGGAGACAAGACGTGAATGTAACTCTGTACAAGCA CTGATGGAGTGTTGCGTGAACGCCCTGGTGACATCCTTCAAGGAGACCATCTTGGCCGAGTGTCCTGGCATGATCAGGCGAAACGAGACAGAGA AGCTCCATCTCATGTTCTCTCTGATGGACAAGGTGCCTAGTGGCATCGAGCCCATGCTGAAGGACTTAGAGGAACACATCATGTCTGCTGGGCTGGCCGACATGGTGGCCTCCGCCGAGACCATCACCTCG gACTCTGAGAAGTACGTGGAACAACTCCTCACCCTTTTCAACCGCTTCAGTAAGCTGGTTAAAGATGCCTTTCAGGACGACCCTCGCTTCCTCACAGCCCGAGACAAG GCTTACAAAGCAGTTGTGAATGACGCTACTATTTTTAAATTGGAAATTCCGCTGAAGCAGAAAGG ggtgGGGCTGAAGACTCAGCCAGAGTCCAAGTGTCCAGAGTTGCTGGCCAACTACTGTGATATGCTGCTGAGGAAAACCCCGCTGAGCAAGAAACTTGCATCTGAGGAGATCGAGGCCAAGCTCAAGGAAGTG TTGCTGGTGTTGAAGTACGTGCAGAACAAAGACGTGTTCATGCGCTACCACAAAGCCCATCTGACCCGACGCCTTATCCTGGACATCTCCGCTGACAGCGAAATCGAGGAGAACATGGTGGAGTGGCTCCGG GAAGTAGGCATGCCCGCTGACTACGTGAATAAGCTGGCTCGGATGTTCCAGGACATCAAGGTGTCCGAGGACCTCAACCAGAACTTCAAAGAGTGTCACAAACACAACAAGCTGGCCCTAACAG CGGACTCTGTCAACATCAAGATCCTGAATGCGGGGGCGTGGTCGCGGAGCTCAGAGAAGGTGTTTGTGTCACTGCCCACCGAGCTGGAGGACCTGATCCCCGAGGTGGAGGACTTTTACAAGAAGAACCACAGTGGCAGAAAACTGCACTGGCATCACCTCATGTCCAATGGCATT ATCACATTTAAGAATGAGGTGGGCCAGTACGATCTGGAGGTGACCACATTCCAACTGGCTGTGCTGTTTGCCTGGAACCAGAGGCCTCGGGAGAGGATCAGCTTTGAGAACCTTAAGCTGGCCACGGAGCTGCCTGATGCCGAGCTCCGACGCACTCTCTGG TCCCTGGTAGCGTTCCCCAAGCTAAAGCGGCAGGTGTTGTCCTACGACCCAGTGGTGGGTTCGCCCAAAGACTTTGCAGAGGGCACCCTCTTCTATGTCAATCAGGAGTTTTCACTAAT aaaAAACTCCAAGGTACAGAAGAGGGGGAAGATTAACCTAATTGGCCGGCTTCAGCTCACCACAGAGCgaatgagggaggaggagaacgAGGGAATCGTCCAGCTCAGGATATTGAGAACACAG GAGGCCATCATCCAGATCATGAAGATGCGCAAGCGGATCACCAACGCCCAGCTGCAGACAGAGCTGGTCGAGATCCTCAAAAACATGTTCCTACCTCAGAAGAAGATGATCAAGGAGCAGATGGAGTGGCTCATTGAGCACAAGTACATCAAGCGGGACGAGACGGATCTCAACACCTTCATCTACATTGCGTAA